The uncultured Desulfobulbus sp. genome window below encodes:
- a CDS encoding CBS domain-containing protein, with protein sequence MSESEKTIAALIIPLEQYPHINENASLEEAIIQFKEFLPDGNERVAHNQLLVISDQEQLVGRLTLMDIMRGFAPQLLGKTKVEHFDGKTGDFTDLALLLEESTFSECGKNRTQPILPLVQPIKLTLGQETHLLKALVMMSAHNELKVPVTENSRVIGVLRLEEIFLAMCNTYCVLPEAK encoded by the coding sequence ATGAGCGAAAGCGAGAAAACCATAGCAGCGCTGATCATACCGCTGGAGCAGTATCCCCATATCAATGAGAACGCGTCTCTGGAAGAGGCCATCATCCAGTTCAAGGAGTTTCTGCCCGATGGGAACGAGCGGGTTGCCCATAATCAACTCCTTGTCATTAGCGACCAAGAACAACTGGTCGGGCGTTTAACCCTGATGGATATCATGCGGGGATTTGCCCCCCAGCTTCTGGGTAAAACCAAGGTGGAGCATTTTGATGGTAAAACTGGAGATTTTACCGACCTGGCCCTGCTGCTTGAAGAATCGACCTTTTCGGAATGCGGGAAGAACCGCACCCAACCCATTTTACCGCTTGTGCAACCGATAAAGCTGACGCTTGGCCAGGAGACCCATCTTCTCAAAGCCCTGGTTATGATGTCGGCCCATAACGAGCTGAAGGTGCCGGTCACGGAAAATTCCCGGGTGATCGGTGTGCTTCGACTTGAAGAAATTTTCCTCGCCATGTGCAACACCTACTGCGTGTTGCCTGAAGCGAAATAA